Proteins found in one Cynocephalus volans isolate mCynVol1 chromosome 18, mCynVol1.pri, whole genome shotgun sequence genomic segment:
- the LOC134366482 gene encoding LOW QUALITY PROTEIN: hydroxymethylglutaryl-CoA synthase, cytoplasmic-like (The sequence of the model RefSeq protein was modified relative to this genomic sequence to represent the inferred CDS: inserted 2 bases in 1 codon; deleted 1 base in 1 codon) — MQDRNTGSFTIPGSLPLNAEACWPTDRGIVALEIYFPSQYVDQAELEKYDGVDAGKCTMXLGPAKMGLCTDKEDINSLCMTVVQNLMERKNLSYDCIGQLEAGTETSIIDKLKSVKTNLMQLSEEFENTDTEGTDTTNVYYGETTAVFGAVNWAESSFWKGWYALQGLHGTHIQHAYDFYKLDMLSGYPIVDGKFSIQCYLSALDRCYSIYCKKICTQWQKEENDKDFTFNDFGFMIFHPSYSKLVQKSLAQMLLNDFLNDQDRDKNSINSGLEAFGDVKNTYYDRDVEKTIMKSSSEPKIKASLLVLNQNGNMYTFSVYGSLASVIAPYSCQQLSGKRRDSGLTATLYSLKVTKDITPGSALDKITSLCDLKLRLDSRTSVAPVVFVENMKLREDSYHLVNYIPQGSTDSLLEGTWCLVRVNEKCRRTYAWRPSPNDDTLDEGVGLVHPNAASEHIPSPAKKVPRLPATAAKPEGAVIGNKTLRYAVRYKTSGRG, encoded by the exons ATGCAGGACAGAAACACCGG CTCTTTCACCATACCTGGGTCACTTCCTTTGAATGCAGAAGCTTGCTGGCCAACAGATAGGGGAATTGTTGCCCTTGAGATCTATTTTCCTTCTCAATATGTTGATCAAGCAGAGTTGGAAAAATATGATGGTGTGGATGCTGGAAAGTGTACCAT GCTTGGGCCAGCCAAGATGGGCCTCTGCACAGATAAAGAAGATATCAACTCTCTTTGCATGACTGTGGTTCAGAATCTTATGGAGAGAAAGAACCTTTCCTATGATTGCATTGGGCAGCTAGAAGCTGGAACAGAGACA TCAATTATTGACAAATTAAAGTCGGTGAAGACTAATTTGATGCAGCTGTCTGAGGAGTTTGAGAATACAGATACAGAAGGAACAGACACAACTAATGTGTACTATGGAGAAACAACTGCTGTCTTCGGGGCTGTGAACTGGGCTGAGTCCAGCTTTTGGAAGGGATGGTATGCCCTA CAAGGGCTTCATGGGACACATATTCAACATGCCTATGACTTTTACAAGCTTGATATGCTTTCTGGATATCCTATAGTAGATGGAAAATTCTCCATACAGTGCTACCTCAGTGCATTAGACCGCTGCTATTCTATCTACTGCAAAAAGATCTGCACCCAGTggcagaaagaggaaaatgataAAGATTTTACCTTCAATGATTTTGGCTTCATGATCTTTCACCCTTCTTATAGTAAACTCGTTCAGAAATCTCTAGCTCAGATGCTGCTGAATGACTTCCTTAATGACCAGGACAGAGATAAAAATAGTATCAATAGTGGCCTGGAAGCCTTTGGGGATGTTAAAAATACCTATTATGATAGAGATGTGGAAAAGACTATTATGAAGTCTAGTTCTGAACCCAAAATAAAGGCATCTTTGCTTGtattaaatcaaaatggaaatatgtacacattttcAGTTTACGGTTCCCTTGCTTCTGTTATAGCACCGTACTCATGTCAGCAATTGTCAGGGAAGAGAAGAGATTCTGGTTTGACTGCCACTCTGTATTCTCTTAAAGTTACAAAAGACATCACACCAGGGTCAGCTCTTGACAAAATAACAAGTTTATGTGATCTCAAGTTAAGGCTTGACTCAAGAACTTCTGTGGCACCAGTTGTCTTTGTTGAAAacatgaagctcagagaggacaGTTATCACTTGGTCAACTATATTCCCCAAGGTTCAACCGATTCACTCCTTGAAGGGACATGGTGCCTGGTTAGAGTGAATGAAAAGTGCAGAAGAACTTATGCTTGGCGCCCCTCTCCAAATGATGACACTTTGGATGAAGGAGTAGGACTTGTGCATCCAAACGCAGCAAGTGAGCATATTCCAAGCCCTGCTAAGAAAGTGCCAAGACTCCCTGCGACAGCGGCAAAACCTGAAGGAGCTGTCATTGGTAATAAAACATTAAGATACGCTGTAAGGTACAAGACCTCAGGGCGGGGGTAG